Proteins encoded by one window of Nicotiana tabacum cultivar K326 chromosome 10, ASM71507v2, whole genome shotgun sequence:
- the LOC107768843 gene encoding uncharacterized protein LOC107768843 — protein MSFKDLAEAKRVVGYYAVANRKGLKVKKSEKSRVRYKCDIGCPFVCFISKDNRDQGFKIKTLNIKHECGPAFQNRRATPNALAHYFKNKVQNNPKYKVKDMRVDLEDRFRLNVSYSKMNRVKRMVLEKLEGGYIDDYNRLEAYAQELRDSNPGTDVEEGKRIFLRMYICFQALKSGWKARLRPLIGLDSTFLKGKCKGILLVAMAQDSAKHFYPLAWAVVDRETGRTWKWFLGLLRSSLELGDDEGVTFISYKKKGLIDVVATLVPKSHHRWCVRHIEANWRGVEMKMLLWWCAWSSYDEEFKDQLRTLETISEQAAKDLIWYPPQNWCRAYFDTTCKNQMVDNNFTESFNK, from the exons ATGAGTTTTAAAGACTTGGCTGAAGCTAAAAGAGTTGTAGGGTACTATGCAGTTGCTAATAGGAAGGGCCTTAAAGTTAAGAAGAGTGAGAAAAGTAGAGTTAGGTACAAATGTGATATTGGATGTCCTTTTGTATGTTTTATATCCAAGGATAACAGAGATCAAGGATTTAAGATTAAGACTTTGAACATAAAACATGAATGTGGTCCAGCATTTCAGAATAGAAGAGCTACTCCCAATGCTTTAGCCCATTATTTCAAGAACAAAGTTCAAAATAATCCTAAGTACAAAGTTAAAGATATGAGGGTGGACTTGGAGGATAGATTCAGACTTAATGTTAGCTATTCAAAGATGAATAGGGTTAAGAGAATGGTCTTAGAGAAGTTGGAGGGTGGCTACATTGATGACTATAATAGGTTAGAGGCCTATGCTCAAGAGTTGAGGGATAGTAACCCTGGTACAGATGTGGAAGAGGGAAAGAGGATATTTCTTAGAATGTATATATGCTTCCAAGCTTTGAAAAGTGGATGGAAAGCAAGGTTGAGGCCTCTAATAGGTCTGGATAGCACATTTCTAAAAGGAAAATGCAAAGGAATTTTGCTGGTAGCAATGGCACAAGATTCTGCCAAACACTTTTATCCACTTGCTTGGGCAGTGGTTGATAGAGAAACAGGTAGAACTTGGAAGTGGTTTCTGGGGCTGCTAAGATCTTCCTTAGAGCTGGGAGATGATGAAGGAGTGACATTCATTTCATACAAGAAAAAG GGTTTGATTGATGTTGTTGCAACTTTGGTTCCTAAATCACATCATAGATGGTGTGTTAGGCACATAGAAGCTAATTGGAGGGGTGTAGAAATGAAAATGTTGTTATGGTGGTGTGCTTGGAGCTCTTATGATGAAGAGTTCAAGGATCAATTGAGGACCCTAGAGACTATTTCTGAACAAGCTGCTAAAGACCTAATTTGGTACCCTCCACAAAACTGGTGTAGGGCTTATTTTGACACAACATGCAAGAATCAGATGGTTGATAACAACTTCACAGAATCCTTCAACAAATAG